A window of Nitrospirae bacterium YQR-1 genomic DNA:
TTATGCTCAAGTTTATAATCTAAATTCTTTATAACTCCTTTCCCTAAATTCACTACTCCCTCATAAATGAAGTAACTACCGTCATCCAGTGTTTTTCTTATTAGAATATTGTGTGAGCCGGGGGCTACCTTTGTCTCAACCGGAGGCTCCCCTAAGAGCATCTCATCCACATAGACTTCGGCATCCAGGTGGTCACAAGTTATCGTCAGGTTTGACTTATGCTCCATAAATATATATACCTGATAAACGATGGCAAGTATTCCGCCAAGGATTATAATTATCGCTAAAGTGTTTAGAATTTCCATCAGCTTAGAATAATCAAATTAATGTTTTTTTTTCAAGCGGTTCCATTATCTTAAATAAGATTACCTCTCATACCAAGTAGCAGTCAAAAGAGTAACGAGGCGGCTGGGAACAAGCGACGCCTCCCCTCACAGGGGATTCCCTTTTTTAGAGGAGACGTTGAGGAGCTTTTGACACACGCCAACAAAGTTAATCGAATGAATGCAATTTGGTATCAGTTGACACACAAGGATGTGTTTTGAGATAATTATAATGTTCAGAGGGGTTTTCTTGAATAGTTTTTTCCAGAGAGGAAGACTGAGAGGTTTACCCCAAAATTAAAAAAATTACGGAGGAATAACGATGTCATCTGCAAGAAAAACCCTTTTTGGGGTTTTGTTGTTACTAAGCGGAATTGTAGCGGGGTTAGTGTTATCGTCAAACCTCAATATCCATAACCAATCAATCGCTCAATATAAGGAAGTATCCCCGCAGAGCAAGTCTATTCTTGAGCAGCTCAGCACCGCCCTTACTGAGGTTTCAGATGCTGCAAAGCCCTCTGTTGTTAATATCTCCATTACTAAAAAAGTTACAATGCAGAACTCTTTTGGAAATTTCTTTGAAGACCCCATGTTTAAGAGGTTTTTTGGGGATGAATCCCCTTTTCATGCTCCGCATAACAAGAAATTTGAATCCAAGGCACTGGGCTCGGGTGTAATAGTGCGTCAGGATGGCTATATTCTAACCAATAGCCATGTGGTAAGAGAAGTGGATGAGATAATGGTAAAGCTCTCTGACAAGAAAGAGTACAAGGGTAAGGTGATAGGCTCTGACCCTAAAACTGACCTTGCTGTTATTAAAATAGATGCTACAGATTTGCCGGTGCTTAAGATGGCTGACTCAGATAGGCTGCGTGTCGGTGAGATAGTGGTGGCAATAGGCAACCCTTATGGTTTAAGCCAGACAGTCACAATGGGGATAGTCAGCGCCGTGGGCAGATCAGATGTCGGTATAGCCGACTATGAGGATTTTATCCAGATAGACGCCGCAATAAATCCCGGCAACTCAGGCGGTGCTTTGGTTAACAGCCGTGCCGAACTTGTGGGAGTTAATACGGCAATATTTTCAACAAGCGGCGGTTATCAGGGAATTGGTTTTGCCATTCCCTCAAACATGGTCAAAACTGTTATGGAAAGCCTGATGAAAGTTGGTAAGGTGACACGCGGCTGGCTGGGAGTAAATATTCAACCTCTGACGCCGGAGCTGGCCAGGTCTTTTGGTACGAAAGTGCAAAAGGGGGTTCTAATTGCAGATGTTATGGACGGAGGCCCGGCTGATAAGGCGGGACTTAAGCGAGGGGATGTTATTATTTCCTTTGAGGGTAAAGAGGCTGAGTCAACAAGAGCTCTGAGAAATGCTGTGGCTGGTACCCAACCCGGTTCTGCTGTTTCAATGATAATAGTTCGTGACGGTAAGGAGATTAACGTAAAGGTGGTGGTAGGTGAGTTACCGGATGAAAAACAGCCCGCACTTTCAACCCCGTCAGGGCAATCACAACAGAGCAGATTAAAAGGCGTTAGTGTTCAGGACCTAACCCAATCCATAAAGGACAGATTCAATATGCCGGCAAAAGTTACCGGTGTTATTGTTACTAATGTTTCCGATGAAAGCCCTGCCGCCTCAATTCTCAAGCAAGGTGATGTAATTCAGGAGATAAACAAGAAACGTATAAACAGTATAAAGGACTATGAACAGATATTGAGCGCCATTAAAAAGGATGATGACTTGCTTCTGCTGATAAACCGCAACGGCGCCTTTATATATGTAACGATTTCAAATAAGAACTAACAGATGGTAACAGGCTGAGGTAACCGGCGGGGTGTTCAATAGCATGCACCCCGCCTTTATTTTAACTCTGTGCGGATCAATTTTTCAGATGTGTGACATATACCAAGTTGCATTAATTAGCATAAACGCATAAAATAAAAGCTCAGAACTTCGAAAACAATATTATCTGTATATTGGGGGATTGGTATATGGTGGTGGGACGCAGAAAATTACAAATATTTATGTTGACTGCTGTGGTTTTGTTTTTTTCAATATTTTCAGGTGTTGTCAATAGTGAAGACTTTGCTAAAGTAGATGTGTTTACACCGGAGGGCGCTGTTAAAAATATAAGACAGGTAGCGGTGCGATTTTCCGAGCAGATTGTTCCCTTTGGCGACCCTTTTCTTAAAGACCCCTTTGATACCAATTGCACGGATAACGCCACAGGCAGATGGATTGACGGTAAGAACTGGTCTTACGATTTTGCCGCTGATTTACCTGCCGGAGTTAAGTGTGACTTTAAATTAAAAGACGGACTTAAAACCCTTTCCGGTAAGACCGTCGACGGCAAAAATGAGTTTAGTTTCTCTACAGGCGGACCAGCCGTTGTGCGGCCTGACCCCTATGAAGGGTCTTTGATAGAAGAGGAACAAGCATTTCTGTTTTTACTTGATTCCACAGTGGATGAAAAATCGGTTTTGGAACACGTTTATTGTTCTGTCAGCGGGATAGGTGAGAAAATCGGTGTGATGCCGGTAGATGATAAAAAGAAAAAAGAAATTATAAAAAGCATGTGGGTAGAGGACAGAAAAACTCCGAAGCTGATTTTTCAGTGCAAACGGGCACTGCCTCCTGACAAAGAGGTCAAAATAGTGTGGGGTGCCGGGGTAAAATCTAAAAGCGGTGTGGCCACAACTACAGATCAGGTCATTACCTATAAAACCCGCCCACCGTTTACCATCACTTTTGAGTGCCAAAGAGAACGCCCCGAAAAACAATGTATTCCCCTGACAAACATGAAAATACTATCATCTGCCCCAATACCGTGGAGTGTGGCCAAAGAGATTACTCTAAAAGCAGACAATGGTAAAACATGGAAACTCAAAGACAAAGGTGAGCACAACAACGATACAGGTGTGACTTACGCATATTTTGAAGGACCGTTTCCAGAAAAGTCAGGCTTTACAATTAATCTGCCTGCAAATATAAAAGACGACTCCGGCAGGGTACTTTCAAATCTTAATAAATTCCCGCTTAAAGTATCTACCGATGAGTACCCGCCACTAGCGAAATTTGCCTCACGTTTTGGCATTGTCGAGTTAAACGCAACACCTGCGCTTCCCATAACTGTCAGAAATGTGGAAAGTCTGCTTAAAATGTCCCACGCTACTAAGGGTGCCTCAGCAGCAGGGGGAGTTAAAGGTAAGATTCACAATGTTGCCAGAGGTGACGATGAGGCCATAATCAAGTGGCTGAGGATTCTATCGGCGGCTGAAAGGGAAAAACCTATACTTACAGGCAAAGAGGAAACTGAAAACCTGTCAATTCCGCTTCCAGGAGCCGGTAAAGATTTTGAAGTTGTAGGGATTCCTCTTAAAACACCCGGATTTCATATAATAGAGCTTCAGAGTAATATCTTAGGCCTACACCTGTTAGAAAATAAAAAAACCATGTATGTGCAGGCCGGAGCGCTGGTAACTAATTTAGCGGCACATTTTAAATGGGGACGGGAATCATCCGTTGTCTGGGTTACAACGCTCGATACGGCTGAACCGGTTAAAGACGCCGATGTCACCCTAAGAGACTGTAATGGTAAAATCCTGTGGCAGGGTAAAACAGACGGAAGCGGAGTTGCTAAAATTAATAAAGAGATTTCATCTAAAAATCTTCCCTACAATAACCTTAAATCAAATTACACTGAAAATCCCAATTCACTAAACAGCATTGGAGGCGGACTGTTTGTTTTTGCAAGGAAAGACAATGATGTAACCTTTATCCATTCCAGTTGGGACAACGGCATAGAGCCGTGGAGATTCAATCTACATTCAGATGATTATTCTTCACCGGATAAGATGACTATTCACACGGTTTTTGACCGGACACTTTTCCGGGCAGGCGAGACAGTGCACTTCAAACACGTTGCCAGGGAGAGAACCGGTCAGGGGTTTGGATTTGTAAAACCTGAGGAACTTCCCAATCAGATGACTATAACTCATCGTGGAAGCGAGCAACGTTACAACATCTCATTAAAGTGGAACCCAGGCGGCCATGCCGAGGGTATGTGGAAAATCCCAAAAGATGCAAAATTGGGAAATTATGAATCCCTTCTGTCTAAAAGTACAGGGAAAGGAACAGAGTTCCCCACCGGCTCGTTTAAAGTTGAGGAGTTCCGGGTGCCGCTTATGAGAGGGCAGTTGACTGCTCCCCGGGCTCCGCTTATAAAACCAAAGGATGTAGCTTTTAACATCTCTGCTGCGTATCTTTCCGGTGGTGGAGCTTCAAAGCTGCCGGTAAAGGTAAGAGCCGAGATCAGCGCTTATCTGCTGCATTTCCCTGAGTTTGAGGATTTTATTTTCACAGGCGCTGAGATGAAAGAGGGGATTGTGGCAACTGAGGGTGATGAGTGGAACTCTGATGATGATATGCACAGAGAGAGCATATCAAATGATAAACCATTTAAACTTGAGACCTTGAGTTTTAATCTTGACGGTGGAGGGGGAGGCAGGGCGGTTTTTGATAAAATCCCTGAAATTACAGCTCCGGCAATGCTTACAGCGGAGTTACAGTATAACGATCCTAACGGTGAGGTTCAGACCGTCTCCACGCATACCAACGTGTATCCTTCCCGGTACTTAGCAGGAATAAAGACTCAGAGTTGGGCGATGGTCAAAGACACGGTCAGATTTCAGGTTGTGGTAGTGGATCCACAGGGTAAGCCTGTAGCCAATGCCTCAGTCAAATCCAATCTTTTTCAGAGAAAAACCTACAGCCACAGGCGGCGTATAACCGGCGGGTTTTATGGCTATAGCCATGTGACTGAAATAAAGAAAGCCGGTACGGCCTGTGAGGGCAAAACCAACAACATGGGGCTTTTGCTCTGTGAGGCTGTTGCTCCAGTTGGTGGTAATCTTATAATAGAGGCTGTGACAACGGACGACTCCGGTAACAAGTCATTTTCAAACGCTGAGGTTTGGGTCTCAGACGGCACAGACTGGTGGCTCTCCGGCACAGGCAACAGCGACAGGATAGATGTTATCCCTGAGAGGAGAAAGTACGAGGCCGGTGAGACTGCCCGCTTTCAGGTTAGAATGCCTTTCAGGGAAGCCACGGTACTGGTCTCAGTTGAGCGTGAGGGTGTTATCGAATATTTTGTAAAGAAAGTAAGCGGTAAGGAGCCTGTGTTTGAGCTTCCGGTAAAGAGCAACTATACACCGAATGTTTATGTTTCGGTCTTTGCCGTACGGGGACGCATAGGGGACGAAAAGCCAGGGTTTCTGTTTGATCCCGGAAAACCGGCCTATAAGTTCGGCCTCAGTAAAATCCGGGTTGGCTGGAAACCAAACACGTTAAACGTGGAGGTTAAAGCAGACCGGCAGACTTATAAAATCCGCACCAAAGCAAATGTTAAAATCAAGGTGGCAACAGCAGATGGAAAAACCGTACCTGCCGGTTCCGAGGTAGCGGTGGCGGCTGTGGATGAGGGACTGCTGGAGCTTTACCCTAATACCAGTTGGAATTTATTAAAGGCTATGATGGGCGAGCGCCCCTATGAGGTGTTGACCTCAACCGCCCAGATGATGGTAATCGGTAAGCGTCATTTCGGAAAGAAAGCGCTTCCGCATGGCGGCGGTGGTGGAAAACAAATTACCAGAGAGCTTTTTGACACACTACTGCTTTGGAAGGGTACTGTTAAGGTTGACTCTAATGGAGAGGCTGCGGTGGAAATTCCGTTAAACGATTCCCTTACCTCATTTAAAATAGTAGCGGTGGCAACGTCAGGGGCAAACCTGTTTGGAACGGGTGAGACCTCAATAAAATCCTCTCAGGATTTAATATTGTTTGCCGGTACACCTGCCATTGTGCGTGAAGGGGATAAATTCATGGCCGGCTTTACCATAAGAAACGGCTCAGAGCGCAACATGGATACGGAGGTTGCACTAAGCCTGACGATGGATGGAAAAGGGGAGAGGACTCCGCTTAGTAAAATAACAAAAAAGTTAACACCGGGTGAGGCAAAGGAGACTGCATGGGAAATCACGGTTCCCTATGGTGTTAAAAAAATTGATTATGAGATTGAAGCCAAAGAAGTTGGCGGTGAGGCTGTGGATAAACTCAAAAAATCATCCAAAGTGCTTGAGGCCGTAAAGGTGAGAACATTTCAGGCCGTTCTTACTCAGCTTAAAGATAAGAAATACACGCTTGAGGTTGAAAAACCAAAGGATGCCGTCTCAGATAAAGGCGGGATAAATGTGAAAGTCACCGGGCAGCTGTCAAACGGGCTGGATGGGGTTGTAAGCTACATGAACACATATCCCTACACATGCCTTGAACAGAGGATATCTAAAGCTGTAGCACTAAGGGACAAAAAAGAATTAAACAAAATAATGGACACACTCCCGTCATATCTTGACGTTAACGGTTTCGCTAAGTTCTTTCCAACGATGCTTGAGGGCAGCGATGTGCTGACCTCATACATACTGTCTATACTTAACGAGGGAGGATATAAGGTCCCTGAGCCTGCTGTATTGCAGATGCTTAGCGCACTAATCAATTTTGTTGAGGGAAAGGTTACACGAACTTCGGCGCTGCCGGCGGCTGACTTATCAATAAGAAAGATTGCGGCAATTGAGGCTCTCTCCCGCTACTCAATGGCTAAACCCGAACATCTTAAGCCGATAACCATAGAGCCCAACCTGTGGCCGATTTCCGCCCTGCTTGACTGGATAAACATCCTGCGCAGGGAGCAAAGTATTGCCAATCATGATAAACTCCTTAAAGAGGCAAAAACCATCCTGCGTTCAAGAATGAACATTCAGGGCACAGTCATGCTGCTTTCAAAGGATGTCAACCAAAACCTCTTTTGGCTGATGTCCTCACCGGATACAAACACGGTTAAAACCCTGCTTACGGTGCTTCCATTTGATGACTGGAAGGAGGACATCCCTCGTCTAACTAACGGTACAATTCAGGCTCTGAAACGAGGATACTGGAGCACCACTGTTGCCAATGCATGGGGAGTTGTGGCAATGGACAGATTTTCAGAGAAATTTGACAACTTAAAGGTAACCGGAACAACGTCTGCATCCTTAGCTGATAAGAGCAAAAAAATTGACTTCAATAAATCCGCTAAAGGCGGCACAATGTCTTTTGAATGGCCTGCCGCGCAGGGAAGCAAAGTAGAAGTCCTTCACAGCGGCGATGGTGCACCGTGGGTAACTGTTTCATCACTTGCAGCTATAGCGCTTAAAGAGCCGGTTTCAACCGGATACAAAATAAAGAAAACTGTAGAGGCGATTGAACAAAAAACCAGCAGCAAATGGTCAAAGGGTGATGTTGCAAGTGTAACACTTGAGATAGATGCCCAAAGTGATATGACTTGGGTGGTTGTCTCTGACCCAATCCCCGCAGGCTCATCAATATTAGGCACCGGCCTCAAAAGAGATTCCTCCATACTTTCCACCTCCTCCGGTAAGGGAACTACTCCGATGGGATATGCCGTAGAGGTTTACAGGGAAAACTCATTTGAAGGCCTAAGAGCTTACTACCAGTATGTTCCAAAAGGGAAATTCAGCGTCTCATACAACGTCAGGTTTAATAACGAGGGAACATTCATACTGCCCGAGAGCCGTGTAGAAGCCCTCTATGCCCCCGAAATGTTCGGTGAAATTCCAAATAAGCAGTTAGAGATAGGTAAATAGGAGAAGGAGAGAAAAAGAAGGGAAGAGAGAGAATGGGAAGGCGCCGCCTTCCCCTTAAACCCCATCCGCAAGGGAGCGAGGCCCCCTTGACCCCTTTATTGAACTGTATCCTCTTTTTCGCTCACTATGATATAATAAAATATATGGTGGGTTATATGACTATGATGTCGTTTCGGTATAGGTTTGCCGGCATAAAAACAGGAGGTCTGTTTTATGAAAATACTGATAGCTGATGATGACTATTCAAGCCGTACAATGCTGCAGAGCTTTCTGGAAAACTACGGGGATGTTGACGTTACTATAAACGGCTCCGAAGCTATTGCTGCTTTTCTAAGTGCCATTGAAGCCGGATATCCCTATGGCCTCATTTGTCTTGATATTATGATGCCGGAGATGGATGGAATCAGCGCTTTAGCACACATTCGCAGCAAAGAAAAGGCGATGGGGATTACACCGGACAAAGAGGTCAAAATCATTATGACTACAACCCTTGATGCCCCTTCAGACTTAATTGACGCTTTCTACAAGGGGGTAAACAGGTGTAACGATTATACTACAAAACCTGTTGATTTACAAAAACTTACTGAAATACTTGAAAAATACGGTTTATCGAGATGATAAGGGGCATCAGAGCCTGAGGATGCAAGAGGACACATCAGCGGATTTCACCTTGTGGTTTTAAAAGCAGCGTTGTGATTTCTTTTATAACTTTCTCTGATTCAAATTGTATATTTTCTATAAAATTTAGTATTTTTGCCTCTTCATTCTGAAAACTACCCTTTAATTCCTTAAGCGCAAGCTCCATTCTAAAAGCCTCACTTCTGAGCCCTGTAGCTCCCACATTTGCAGACATTCCAATAATCAAATGTATGTGACTCTTTAATCCTTCCAAATTGCGGGCTTCAAACAACGATTTAAGTAAAGCTATCCGCCCCGGTGCATCCTCTGTGAAGGCTTGCCACATGTCTCTGAGAACCCTCTCATCATTTTGAACTCTCTGTAGTACCTTTTTTACATTTAGTGACATGCCGGAGGTTCTCTGAGCCGGTTGATGTAAAACGGCGGGCTGTGACCTGGAAAGATAATCAGTGCCGGAGTGCTGCCTAATAAATGGTGTTTCAGCAGCTACATGCCTTGAAGCTGTATGCTTGTCAATCATGTTATACAACTCATCGGCATCCACCGGTTTTGAAATATAATCAGAAGCTCCCGCCTCAAGACAATGCTCTCTATCTCCTTTTAGCGCATGGGCTGTCATGATAATTACCGGGACATCTTTATTTATCTCACACTCTTTTGCACCCCTTATGTGCCGTGTTGCCTCTAAGCCGTCCATAACGGGCATCTGTACGTCCATGATGATGAGATCGAAGTAGTTCTCAGAGAGCTTATCTATAGCCTCCCGTCCGGTTCCTGCCACATCAGGGAAAATCCCCCGCCTCTGCAGCAACTTCACTGTAAGTGTTTGATTTACCACATCATCATCAGCGATTAAAACTCTAAGTGCCCTTCTTGACTCAAGCACTCTGTGGCGGTTCAAAAGCAACGCTATGGGGTTATCCCAATTCTCAGTCAGTATAGAAAGTACTTCCATTAAATCAGACTTGTAAATCGGTTTGACTAAAAACCCTGAAATGCCAAGCTCACGGCACTGTGCCTCATCTACATTTAAACCTGATGAGATGAGCATAATCACTTTTACCTGTGATAGCCTCTCCATAGACTTCATATTTCTTGAAAAAGCAAATCCGTCCATGTCTGTCAGTTGGAAATCTACAATAACTATATTATATTGTACAGTTGACCATGTAAGCATACCGGAGGCCTCATAGCCCCCTGAGGCCGTATCAACGTAAAACCCCTCACCTCTGAGTATATCGGCCAATCTCCTGCAGGTGGAGGCATTACTATCCACTAATAGTATGCGCTTGCCGGTTACATCAATCTTTTCTGTTGACGAGGCTGAAAGAACAGGCCCTGATGATGCTGAAAACCCGGCAGTGAAATGAAAAGTGCTGCCCTTGCCTGGTTTGCTTTCCACCCAAACCTCACCACCAAGCATTGCCACTATTTTTTTCACTATTGCAAGCCCAAGCCCCGTGCCCTCATATTTTTTGGTTGCAAACTCCTCAAGCATGGTAAAACTGTCAAAAATTATGCCCAGCTTTTCTCCTGGAATACCTATCCCTGTATCAGAGACTGAAAAATGTAACAAATACGGCTGGTTCACAAACGGCGGTTCTGTTTTTGTAATATGGTGTGCCATGTCAGCCTTTAACTCTATTTTACCCTTCTCCGTAAATTTTATTGCGTTGCCGATAAGATTAACCAACACCTGTTTCAACAGGCCTGAGTCTCCTCTTAATGCTGCCGGTACATTTGGCGAGATTTCAGTGCTAAACATAACCCCCTTGTTTGCAGCCGTAATAATTAAGGGCTCTGTTGTGGTTTTTATTGTACTAATCAAATTAAAGTCCGCTTCCTTTATCTCCATTTTACCGGCTTCTATTTTAGAAAAATCCAGGATACCGTTTAAGAGATCAAGGAGGTGAGCTGCCGAGTTTTTAACAATAGTGAGATACTCTCTCTGCTGCGTATCAACAAGAGTATCCAGTGCAAGGTTAGTCATCCCTATTATACCGTTTAAGGGGGTGCGAAGCTCATGGCTCATGTTAGCTAAAAATACACTTTTTGCTTTGTTTGCAGCCTCGGCTGACTCTTTAGCCTTGTGCAGCTCTGCTTCAGTTTGCTTACGTCTGCTTATGTCTCTTATAATGCCTGTATAAAAACTATCGCCCTTTGCCTGCCACAGGGCAAGAGATATTTCTACCGGAAATTCCTTGCCGTCTTTCTTTAGCGCTTCCAGCTCAAAGGTCTTTCCTATCAGGTTTGATTTCCCTGTCTGCGATACTCTCTTTACTCCTTCTTTGTGCTTTTGCCTGAACTTCTCAGGAATTATTATTGTAATATCATTACTCACTGCCTCTTGTGCAGAATAACCGAATATATACTCCGCCGCTCTGTTCCAATAGATTATCTCATGGTTGCCGTCTATTGTTATAATCGCATCACCGGCGGTGTCCAATACCGATTGCAGCTTTTTCTGATAGATTTCAAGTGATTTGTCGGCATACTGCCGCAATGCTTTCTCTTGTTTTAATTCCTCGTGAGCTTTACTTAGTCTCTCTATGAGTTCATCGGTGTTCTTATCCGTGGATTTCATCATAGTCATCAGTGTTTATATTATATCTGAAATACTGTTGAATTTGCACGAAACTTATACCAAGTTGCATTCATTCGATTAACTTTGTTGGCTTCGTCGAAAGCTCCTTGACGTCTCCCCTAAAGGGGAAATCCCCTGTTAAGGGGAGGTGTCGCTTTCTCCTTGCCGCCTCGTTACTCTTTTGACTGCTACTTGGTATTATTTCAGATAAATGCTGCCGAAATCCGATTATTTCAACATTTATATCGGATTTCGGGTGCTATATAAAGTATAAAAAAAGCTGCTGTAATGTGGTATAATAAACTTTGTACATATGGAAAGGATAGGAATTTATGTTGTACATTTTGAAAAAATTTATCTTGAGTAAATAACCGGTAATTGTGTAAATTAGCATACGATGAATATATTTACGCTAAACTCAGACGACACTGCTTTACTGATTGTAGATATTCAGGAAAAGTTAGCTGCGGTTACAGAGGGCAGGGAGGACGTTATAATTAATACCGGCCATCTTATTGAGACGGCACGGCTTCATAATATGCCGATAATAGTAACCGAACAGTACCCTAAGGGCATTGGGCATACTGTGAAGAAACTTAAGGATGCGCTGGAAGGGACAGAGATTTATGAAAAAATAACTTTCAGCGCCTGTGGTATAGACAATTTCTATGAAAAACTTCAAAAGAGGCCTAAGGTGTTGCTCTGTGGGATAGAGACCCACATCTGCGTCCTGCAGACTGCTCTGGATTTATTAAACAAGGGTTATGTAGTTCATGTTGTAAGTGATTGTGTCTCATCCAGGAAGAGTTATAATAAGGAAACAGGCCTGAGTTTTATGCACGACGCCGGGGCTGTGATAACAACTGCCGAGACGGCGATTTTTCAGATATTAAAACAGGCGGCAACCGACAACTTTAAAGCCATATCAAAGAGGATAAAATAGCATGAGCAATGGGACGGTAGTGGATTTCTCAAAAGACGTGGATGGGCTGAAAAGCCGGATATTTTATGATATTTTAAATATCGTGGGGCGTGTGTTTGTAATAGTGCGGCATGCACCTGATGTTGTAATCGGGCAGCGGGGTTTTTTAGATACCGAGAAGCACAACGGATTGGTGTTGGTATTTAATCAGAGAATGGACTTTACATGGGGAGCAAACGGCTTGATAGAGGCGGTGTTGCAGTTTGACGGCAAACCCGAGACCTGCTCAATTCCGTCAGAGCACATCCTGGCCATATACTCCCCTGAAATCCAGGTTCAGTTTGTTTCCATGTACCAAAGGGAAGATATAAACAGCCCAGTGGAAAACGGTACAGGCAAGGATGAGACGACAGCCGGGCAGCAGAGCTCTTACGATAATGTGCTTAGGGTGGATTTCACAAAGAAAAAGAAAAAATAAACGTGCCGCACCTTAAGTCTTACGATGTAATAGTTGTCGGGGGCGGCCATGCCGGCACTGAGGCTGCCCTTGCTGCTGCAAAGATGGGGCTTAGTACCTGTCTTTTTACTATGAGTCTTGACACCATAGGGCAGCTCTCTTGTAATCCCGCAATTGGAGGCCTTGCCAAAGGCCATATTGTCAGAGAAATAGACGCTATAGGCGGTATAATGGCAAAGGCTGCCGATTTTTCAGGTATTCAGTTCCGTCTGCTTAACCGCTCCAAAGGGCCCGCTGTCTGGTCCTTACGGGCACAGGCCGATAGGGTACTTTACAGGGTATTCATAAAACGGGTACTTGAGGAGGCGGAAAATCTCGATATCAAACAAATCGCCGTTACGGAACTCATCAGTGACAACACTAAAAACCGTGTAACCGGAGTGGTGACAGCCCTTGGCACTCAGTACCTGAGTAAGGCTGTAATTGTAACGACCGGCACGTTTTTAAACGGTCTTATTCATATCGGATTGAGGAGTTTTTCAGCGGGAAGAGCCTGGGAGTTTCCATCATCGGGGCTTTCTGAGTCGTTAAGCGCTCTGGGGTTGAAAATCGGCAGGCTTAAAACCGGAACGCCTCCCAGATTAGACGCCAAAACAATAAATTTTGATAAAATGGAGGCTCAGTGGGGCGATACTCCCCCTGTGCCGTTTTCCTTTTCCACGGAGGAAATCCTAAACACTCAACTGCCCTGTTACATCACCTACACAAATGAAAAAACCCATGAAATAATACGGGATTCACTTGACCGCTCACCTCTGTATAGTGGTAAGATCAGCGGCGCCGGCCCTCGTTATTGTCCCTCCATAGAG
This region includes:
- a CDS encoding DegQ family serine endoprotease; amino-acid sequence: MSSARKTLFGVLLLLSGIVAGLVLSSNLNIHNQSIAQYKEVSPQSKSILEQLSTALTEVSDAAKPSVVNISITKKVTMQNSFGNFFEDPMFKRFFGDESPFHAPHNKKFESKALGSGVIVRQDGYILTNSHVVREVDEIMVKLSDKKEYKGKVIGSDPKTDLAVIKIDATDLPVLKMADSDRLRVGEIVVAIGNPYGLSQTVTMGIVSAVGRSDVGIADYEDFIQIDAAINPGNSGGALVNSRAELVGVNTAIFSTSGGYQGIGFAIPSNMVKTVMESLMKVGKVTRGWLGVNIQPLTPELARSFGTKVQKGVLIADVMDGGPADKAGLKRGDVIISFEGKEAESTRALRNAVAGTQPGSAVSMIIVRDGKEINVKVVVGELPDEKQPALSTPSGQSQQSRLKGVSVQDLTQSIKDRFNMPAKVTGVIVTNVSDESPAASILKQGDVIQEINKKRINSIKDYEQILSAIKKDDDLLLLINRNGAFIYVTISNKN
- a CDS encoding MG2 domain-containing protein translates to MVVGRRKLQIFMLTAVVLFFSIFSGVVNSEDFAKVDVFTPEGAVKNIRQVAVRFSEQIVPFGDPFLKDPFDTNCTDNATGRWIDGKNWSYDFAADLPAGVKCDFKLKDGLKTLSGKTVDGKNEFSFSTGGPAVVRPDPYEGSLIEEEQAFLFLLDSTVDEKSVLEHVYCSVSGIGEKIGVMPVDDKKKKEIIKSMWVEDRKTPKLIFQCKRALPPDKEVKIVWGAGVKSKSGVATTTDQVITYKTRPPFTITFECQRERPEKQCIPLTNMKILSSAPIPWSVAKEITLKADNGKTWKLKDKGEHNNDTGVTYAYFEGPFPEKSGFTINLPANIKDDSGRVLSNLNKFPLKVSTDEYPPLAKFASRFGIVELNATPALPITVRNVESLLKMSHATKGASAAGGVKGKIHNVARGDDEAIIKWLRILSAAEREKPILTGKEETENLSIPLPGAGKDFEVVGIPLKTPGFHIIELQSNILGLHLLENKKTMYVQAGALVTNLAAHFKWGRESSVVWVTTLDTAEPVKDADVTLRDCNGKILWQGKTDGSGVAKINKEISSKNLPYNNLKSNYTENPNSLNSIGGGLFVFARKDNDVTFIHSSWDNGIEPWRFNLHSDDYSSPDKMTIHTVFDRTLFRAGETVHFKHVARERTGQGFGFVKPEELPNQMTITHRGSEQRYNISLKWNPGGHAEGMWKIPKDAKLGNYESLLSKSTGKGTEFPTGSFKVEEFRVPLMRGQLTAPRAPLIKPKDVAFNISAAYLSGGGASKLPVKVRAEISAYLLHFPEFEDFIFTGAEMKEGIVATEGDEWNSDDDMHRESISNDKPFKLETLSFNLDGGGGGRAVFDKIPEITAPAMLTAELQYNDPNGEVQTVSTHTNVYPSRYLAGIKTQSWAMVKDTVRFQVVVVDPQGKPVANASVKSNLFQRKTYSHRRRITGGFYGYSHVTEIKKAGTACEGKTNNMGLLLCEAVAPVGGNLIIEAVTTDDSGNKSFSNAEVWVSDGTDWWLSGTGNSDRIDVIPERRKYEAGETARFQVRMPFREATVLVSVEREGVIEYFVKKVSGKEPVFELPVKSNYTPNVYVSVFAVRGRIGDEKPGFLFDPGKPAYKFGLSKIRVGWKPNTLNVEVKADRQTYKIRTKANVKIKVATADGKTVPAGSEVAVAAVDEGLLELYPNTSWNLLKAMMGERPYEVLTSTAQMMVIGKRHFGKKALPHGGGGGKQITRELFDTLLLWKGTVKVDSNGEAAVEIPLNDSLTSFKIVAVATSGANLFGTGETSIKSSQDLILFAGTPAIVREGDKFMAGFTIRNGSERNMDTEVALSLTMDGKGERTPLSKITKKLTPGEAKETAWEITVPYGVKKIDYEIEAKEVGGEAVDKLKKSSKVLEAVKVRTFQAVLTQLKDKKYTLEVEKPKDAVSDKGGINVKVTGQLSNGLDGVVSYMNTYPYTCLEQRISKAVALRDKKELNKIMDTLPSYLDVNGFAKFFPTMLEGSDVLTSYILSILNEGGYKVPEPAVLQMLSALINFVEGKVTRTSALPAADLSIRKIAAIEALSRYSMAKPEHLKPITIEPNLWPISALLDWINILRREQSIANHDKLLKEAKTILRSRMNIQGTVMLLSKDVNQNLFWLMSSPDTNTVKTLLTVLPFDDWKEDIPRLTNGTIQALKRGYWSTTVANAWGVVAMDRFSEKFDNLKVTGTTSASLADKSKKIDFNKSAKGGTMSFEWPAAQGSKVEVLHSGDGAPWVTVSSLAAIALKEPVSTGYKIKKTVEAIEQKTSSKWSKGDVASVTLEIDAQSDMTWVVVSDPIPAGSSILGTGLKRDSSILSTSSGKGTTPMGYAVEVYRENSFEGLRAYYQYVPKGKFSVSYNVRFNNEGTFILPESRVEALYAPEMFGEIPNKQLEIGK
- a CDS encoding response regulator encodes the protein MKILIADDDYSSRTMLQSFLENYGDVDVTINGSEAIAAFLSAIEAGYPYGLICLDIMMPEMDGISALAHIRSKEKAMGITPDKEVKIIMTTTLDAPSDLIDAFYKGVNRCNDYTTKPVDLQKLTEILEKYGLSR